A stretch of the uncultured Trichococcus sp. genome encodes the following:
- a CDS encoding phage portal protein: MKHLAVETCANFLARTISQSEFRVKTNGTYVKDELYYKMNVRPNKNQSATEFWEQVIINMIYDNEVLIIQSDDEDLLIADDFTHNEYAVYEDTFSDVTVGDYTFKRVFKQSEVLHMRYANKNLQPLIDGIYQDYAELFSSVLSSQKRKNQTRATVDIDNSVAKDEKKLAQLQVFIDKLYKSIRKNTDVAIVPQQPGFAYKEHASGTGNQSVDEINKVTNGFLDQIAMAIGIPAGLLHGDLAGVKEMTKNYTVFTVKPMLKKIRDECNSKFFTMKEYLSGSFVEVKIASYESIFDLAVAIDKLVSSGTFNRREIRGEAGFDTPDGEEFDKFYITKNYMEEGKEDSEQKT; encoded by the coding sequence ATGAAGCATTTGGCGGTTGAGACTTGTGCTAATTTTTTAGCGCGGACCATCAGCCAATCAGAGTTTCGGGTAAAAACGAATGGTACGTATGTTAAAGATGAGCTGTATTACAAAATGAACGTCCGCCCAAACAAGAATCAAAGCGCTACTGAATTTTGGGAGCAAGTCATTATTAATATGATTTACGATAACGAAGTGCTGATCATTCAGTCAGATGACGAAGATTTGTTGATTGCAGATGATTTTACGCATAACGAGTATGCCGTTTATGAAGATACGTTTTCAGATGTCACCGTTGGAGATTATACATTCAAACGCGTATTTAAACAGTCGGAAGTGCTGCACATGCGCTACGCGAATAAAAATCTGCAGCCGTTGATTGATGGAATATACCAAGATTATGCGGAGCTGTTTTCGAGTGTTCTGAGTTCTCAGAAACGAAAGAATCAAACAAGAGCTACAGTTGATATTGATAACTCGGTTGCTAAGGATGAAAAGAAACTGGCGCAGTTACAAGTTTTTATCGATAAGCTTTACAAATCAATTCGAAAGAACACAGATGTGGCTATCGTTCCGCAGCAACCAGGCTTCGCATACAAGGAACATGCCAGTGGAACAGGCAATCAGAGTGTGGATGAGATCAACAAAGTAACGAACGGATTTTTGGATCAGATTGCGATGGCTATCGGGATCCCCGCGGGGCTTTTGCACGGTGACCTGGCAGGCGTAAAAGAAATGACGAAGAATTACACAGTATTCACCGTAAAGCCGATGTTGAAAAAAATTCGTGATGAATGCAATAGTAAATTCTTCACGATGAAAGAATACCTTTCCGGAAGCTTTGTTGAAGTTAAAATCGCTTCGTATGAAAGCATCTTTGATCTGGCTGTTGCAATCGATAAACTGGTTTCCTCCGGAACATTCAACCGAAGAGAAATCAGAGGTGAAGCTGGATTCGACACGCCTGATGGAGAAGAATTCGATAAATTCTACATCACTAAAAATTACATGGAGGAGGGGAAGGAAGACAGTGAGCAGAAAACTTAA